A genomic stretch from Alosa sapidissima isolate fAloSap1 chromosome 3, fAloSap1.pri, whole genome shotgun sequence includes:
- the slc6a6a gene encoding solute carrier family 6 member 6a, whose translation MAQKEKLQYLKDFHKDTLKPSPGKSPGSRPEDEAEGKPAQREKWASKMDFLLSVAGGFVGLGNVWRFPYLCYKNGGGAFLIPYFIFLFGGGLPVFFLEVALGQYTSEGGITCWEKLCPIFTGIGYASIVIVSLLNIYYIVILAWGLYYLLNCFQPTLPWATCRHSWNTDTCVEDTVRKNKSLWLIANGTNSTNASAAAALNFTSPVTEFWEHNVLSISSGINEIGPIKWDLALCLLAVWVICFFCIWKGVKSTGKVVYITATFPFVMLLVLLIRGVTLPGASEGIKFYLYPDLARLKDPEVWIDAGTQIFFSYAICLGAMTSLGSYNKYKYNCYRDCLLLGCLNSGTSFVSGFAIFSVLGFMAQEQGVAIADVAESGPGLAFIAYPKAVSMMPMPSFWAILFFIMLLLLGLDSQFVEVEGQITSLVDLYPSLLRKGYRREIFIAVICFISYLLGLTMVTKGGMYVFQLFDYYAASGVCLLWVAFFECIAVAWVYGADNFYDAIEDMIGYRPNPWMKWSWTVVTPVLCVGCFAFSLVKYKPLTYNKVYEYPQWSIGVGWTLALASMVCIPMVVVIKILQSDGSLIERIKAVAAPVAGWASSRTKENGLKNSELLHPLDPSGAIALTKPTHTIVETTM comes from the exons ATGGCCCAGAAAGAGAAGCTTCAGTATTTGAAGGACTTTCATAAGGACACACTGAAGCCGTCTCCGGGTAAGAGTCCCGGCTCGCGGCCAGAGGACGAGGCGGAGGGCAAGCCTGCACAACGTGAGAAATGGGCAAGCAAGATGGACTTCCTGTTGTCTGTGGCTGGGGGCTTCGTGGGTTTAGGGAACGTCTGGCGTTTCCCTTACCTCTGCTACAAGAATGGCGGAG GTGCATTTCTCATCCCCTACTTCATCTTTCTGTTTGGTGGAGGGCTGCCTGTGTTTTTCCTGGAGGTAGCCCTCGGTCAGTACACTTCTGAGGGAGGCATCACCTGCTGGGAAAAACTGTGTCCCATTTTCACCG GCATCGGCTATGCCTCCATAGTGATCGTCTCTCTGCTTAATATCTACTACATCGTGATCCTAGCCTGGGGGCTCTATTACCTCCTAAATTGTTTCCAGCCAACACTACCCTGGGCTACGTGCAG GCACAGCTGGAACACTGACACCTGTGTGGAAGACACTGTCCGCAAGAACAAAAGCCTTTGGCTGATAGCTAACGGCACCAACAGCACCAACGCcagcgctgctgctgctctcaaCTTCACCTCACCTGTTACGGAGTTCTGGGA GCATAATGTTTTGTCCATCTCCTCTGGCATTAATGAGATTGGCCCCATCAAATGGGACCTGGCCCTGTGCCTGCTGGCCGTGTGGGTCATCTGCTTCTTCTGCATCTGGAAGGGGGTCAAGTCCACCGGCAAG GTGGTGTACATCACTGCTACGTTCCCCTTTGTCATGCTCCTGGTGCTTCTGATCCGAGGGGTCACACTGCCCGGTGCTTCAGAGGGCATCAAGTTCTACTTGTACCCTGACCTGGCCCGTTTGAAGGATCCAGAG GTCTGGATCGATGCAGGAACTCAgattttcttttcttatgcCATTTGTCTGGGGGCAATGACATCACTGGGGAGCTACAATAAGTACAAATACAACTGCTACAG GGACTGTCTGCTGCTGGGATGCCTCAACAGCGGAACAAGCTTTGTGTCTGGCTTTGCTATATTCTCCGTCCTGGGCTTCATGGCACAAGAGCAAGGGGTGGCCATCGCAGATGTGGCAGAGTCAG GTCCTGGGCTTGCTTTCATTGCCTACCCTAAAGCAGTATCAATGATGCCCATGCCGTCCTTCTGGGCCATCCTCTTCTTCatcatgctgctgctgctaggaTTGGACAGCCAG TTTGTAGAAGTGGAAGGCCAGATTACGTCGCTGGTGGATCTGTATCCCTCCCTCCTACGGAAGGGCTATCGTCGAGAGATCTTCATCGCTGTGATTTGCTTCATTAGTTATCTACTGGGGCTCACCATGGTCACCAAA GGTGGCATGTACGTGTTTCAGCTATTTGACTACTATGCAGCCAGTGGTGTGTGCCTATTATGGGTTGCATTCTTTGAATGTATTGCTGTAGCCTGGGTTTATG GCGCTGATAATTTCTATGATGCGATTGAGGACATGATTGGATACAGACCAAACCCGTGGATGAAATGGAGCTGGACTGTGGTCACACCAGTCTTGTgcgtg GGTTGTTTTGCCTTTTCTCTGGTCAAATACAAGCCCCTGACGTACAACAAGGTGTATGAATACCCTCAGTGGTCCATCGGTGTAGGCTGGACTCTTGCACTGGCCTCTATGGTGTGCATCCCAATGGTGGTGGTCATCAAGATCCTGCAGTCCGACGGGTCTCTGATAGAG CGCATCAAGGCAGTGGCAGCTCCAGTGGCGGGCTGGGCGAGCTCTCGAACCAAAGAAAACGGCCTGAAGAACAGTGAGCTCCTGCACCCGCTGGACCCCAGCGGGGCCATCGCGCTCACCAAACCCACCCACACCATCGTCGAGACCACCATGTAA